The Amycolatopsis sp. DG1A-15b genome window below encodes:
- a CDS encoding CU044_5270 family protein — translation MDEMQLLRDFAGPAGLPASGDLARKRAELIAATTGRRPARRLGLVWGSAGAAGLAAAVAAVVALSPGGTTVPPGPAPRPATDPVSILYTAAAKARALPDVTPRPEQFVYTKTRLADGRENETWASVDGTHDGLVFLYGHEASLAGCRDGKRVQKESHGRTVTNRCVPHPAAPAGLPTDADTMLAYLHRSTYGEGDTLHDLGNEIIELAEGYLRPAVRAALFEAVAKVPGLVARTDAKDATGRTVLGISWTGMNEPGSGNQNEFLFDPVTFAYLGAGTGVVVNQGIVDAVRQRP, via the coding sequence ATGGATGAGATGCAGCTGCTTCGCGATTTCGCCGGACCGGCCGGGCTCCCGGCGAGCGGTGATCTGGCCCGGAAGCGGGCCGAGCTGATCGCGGCGACGACCGGACGGCGGCCGGCTCGCCGCCTCGGCCTGGTGTGGGGCTCGGCCGGCGCGGCCGGGCTCGCCGCGGCCGTGGCGGCCGTCGTCGCGCTCTCGCCCGGCGGCACCACCGTGCCGCCGGGCCCCGCGCCCCGGCCGGCGACCGACCCGGTGTCGATCCTGTACACCGCGGCCGCCAAGGCCCGCGCCCTGCCGGACGTCACCCCGCGGCCGGAGCAGTTCGTCTACACGAAGACCCGGCTCGCGGACGGCCGGGAGAACGAGACGTGGGCGTCGGTGGACGGCACCCACGACGGGCTGGTGTTCCTCTACGGTCACGAAGCTTCGCTGGCGGGCTGCCGCGACGGGAAGCGCGTGCAGAAGGAGAGCCACGGGCGGACGGTGACAAACCGGTGCGTGCCGCACCCCGCCGCCCCCGCGGGCCTGCCCACCGACGCCGACACCATGCTCGCCTACCTGCACAGGAGCACCTACGGCGAAGGCGACACCCTGCACGACCTCGGCAACGAGATCATCGAGCTGGCCGAGGGCTACCTGCGCCCGGCGGTCAGGGCCGCGCTCTTCGAGGCGGTGGCGAAGGTGCCCGGACTGGTCGCCCGCACCGACGCGAAGGACGCCACCGGCCGGACCGTCCTCGGCATCAGCTGGACCGGCATGAACGAGCCCGGCAGCGGCAACCAGAACGAGTTCCTGTTCGACCCGGTCACCTTCGCCTACCTCGGCGCCGGGACCGGTGTGGTCGTGAACCAGGGCATCGTCGACGCGGTCCGGCAACGGCCCTGA
- a CDS encoding NUDIX hydrolase has translation MSHLSASVFVRCSCGHLHWGRYGAAGLLLVDPARGVLLQRRAWWVHHGRTWALPGGAIEAGETAVGAAAREAFEEVSVPADAFRAVSASVVDHGDWSYTTVLALADGAEARVANTESAEVRWVDPDDVPGYPLHRDFAAAWPDLRDRVGRELVLVVDAANVVGSRPDGWWRDRHGAAERLRDQLAKLAEAGVPDPDDPAVTWWPRIVLVVEGQAKHVTGTEGVEVVAADTDGDSKIVEVVGQQKAKVLVATADRELKRRVEALGASIVGPSTLRRQLDEL, from the coding sequence GTGAGTCACCTGTCCGCGAGCGTCTTCGTCCGCTGCTCTTGCGGGCACCTGCACTGGGGGCGCTACGGGGCCGCGGGCCTGCTGCTCGTCGACCCCGCCCGCGGTGTCCTCCTGCAGCGCCGCGCCTGGTGGGTGCACCACGGCCGCACCTGGGCGCTGCCCGGGGGAGCCATCGAAGCCGGCGAAACCGCCGTCGGAGCGGCCGCGCGGGAAGCCTTCGAAGAGGTCTCCGTCCCCGCCGACGCCTTCCGCGCGGTCTCCGCCTCCGTCGTCGACCACGGCGACTGGAGCTACACCACCGTCCTCGCCCTCGCCGACGGCGCCGAAGCGCGCGTCGCCAACACCGAAAGTGCGGAGGTGCGCTGGGTGGATCCCGACGACGTCCCCGGTTACCCCCTCCACCGCGACTTCGCCGCCGCGTGGCCGGACCTGCGCGACCGCGTCGGCCGCGAACTCGTCCTGGTCGTCGACGCGGCCAACGTCGTCGGCTCGCGCCCGGACGGCTGGTGGCGCGACCGGCACGGCGCCGCCGAGCGCCTGCGCGACCAGCTGGCCAAGCTCGCCGAAGCCGGCGTGCCGGACCCGGACGACCCGGCCGTGACGTGGTGGCCGCGGATCGTCCTGGTCGTCGAAGGCCAGGCCAAGCACGTCACCGGCACGGAAGGCGTCGAGGTGGTCGCCGCGGACACCGACGGCGACTCGAAGATCGTCGAGGTCGTCGGGCAGCAGAAGGCCAAGGTCCTGGTCGCGACGGCCGACCGGGAGCTGAAACGGCGCGTCGAGGCGCTCGGCGCGTCGATCGTCGGCCCCAGCACGCTGCGCCGTCAGCTCGACGAGCTCTAG
- a CDS encoding metalloregulator ArsR/SmtB family transcription factor: MQTFDVLAEPRRRTILDLLRDGERSVGELVEQLELSQPAVSKHLRVLREAGLVTVRVAAQRRCYALRPEPLAEVDAWLAPYRRFWSDRLDALERRLDETDPA; this comes from the coding sequence ATGCAGACTTTCGACGTCCTCGCCGAACCCCGGCGCCGGACCATCCTCGACCTGCTGCGCGACGGCGAGCGCTCGGTCGGCGAGCTGGTCGAGCAGCTGGAGCTGAGCCAGCCCGCGGTGTCCAAGCACCTGCGGGTGCTGCGCGAAGCCGGGCTGGTGACCGTGCGGGTCGCGGCGCAGCGGCGGTGCTACGCGCTGCGCCCGGAACCCTTGGCCGAGGTCGACGCCTGGCTGGCGCCCTACCGCCGCTTCTGGTCGGACCGGCTGGACGCGCTGGAGCGGCGGCTGGACGAGACGGATCCGGCCTGA
- a CDS encoding lysophospholipid acyltransferase family protein, translating into MLYWLMKWVFLGPLLKTLWPTKVVGAENIPETGGAILAGNHLAVADSFFMPLRVKRKVTFPAKSEYFTEPGFKGKLKKWFFTGVGQFPIDRSGGNAAQAALDTAIRLVREGHLLGIYPEGTRSPDGRLYKGKTGVARIALESGGVVIPVAMVGTDKVNPIGSKMWWPRRLEVRFGKPLDFSRYEGLSGDRFIERSITDEIMYALMELSGQEYVDIYAAKAKELLAAEAAGVKPAVPAQPSARDAARVPDSKVG; encoded by the coding sequence GTGCTGTACTGGCTCATGAAGTGGGTGTTCCTCGGACCGCTGCTCAAGACGCTCTGGCCGACCAAGGTCGTCGGCGCGGAGAACATCCCCGAGACGGGTGGCGCGATCCTGGCCGGCAACCACCTGGCGGTCGCGGACTCGTTCTTCATGCCGCTGCGGGTCAAGCGCAAGGTGACCTTCCCCGCCAAGTCCGAGTACTTCACCGAGCCCGGGTTCAAGGGCAAGCTCAAGAAGTGGTTCTTCACCGGGGTCGGCCAGTTCCCGATCGACCGGTCCGGTGGCAACGCCGCCCAGGCCGCCCTCGACACGGCGATCCGCCTGGTCCGCGAGGGGCACCTGCTGGGGATCTACCCGGAGGGCACCCGCTCGCCGGACGGGCGCCTGTACAAGGGCAAGACGGGCGTGGCTCGCATTGCCCTGGAGTCCGGCGGCGTCGTGATCCCGGTGGCGATGGTCGGCACGGACAAGGTCAACCCGATCGGCTCGAAGATGTGGTGGCCCCGCCGCCTCGAGGTCCGCTTCGGCAAGCCCCTGGACTTCTCGCGCTACGAGGGCCTCTCGGGTGACCGCTTCATCGAGCGGTCGATCACGGACGAGATCATGTACGCCCTGATGGAATTGTCCGGCCAGGAGTACGTCGACATCTACGCGGCGAAGGCGAAGGAACTCCTGGCGGCGGAGGCCGCCGGGGTCAAGCCCGCGGTGCCCGCCCAGCCTTCTGCGCGCGACGCGGCCCGGGTGCCGGATTCCAAGGTCGGCTGA
- a CDS encoding alpha/beta fold hydrolase, whose amino-acid sequence MGVLAGAEPFGHTGSADTGFLLCHGFTGTPASMRAWGDHLAGAGFTVRCPLLPGHGTRWPDLNRTTWEDWYGAVREALLALLATCKTVFVGGLSMGGTLTLRLAEEFGDRIAGIVLVNPSVTRLKWDTRLLPVLGRIVPSVPAIANDIKKPGETELAYPRTPVRAAASLAKLWAVVRADLAKVTQPVLLLHSSVDHVVEPVNSQLVLDGVSSTDVTEVVLENSYHVATQDNDAEVIFTRSVEFAKAHAAQPEETA is encoded by the coding sequence ATGGGCGTGCTCGCCGGCGCGGAACCGTTCGGCCACACCGGTTCGGCCGATACCGGGTTCCTGCTCTGCCACGGGTTCACCGGTACCCCGGCGAGCATGCGGGCCTGGGGTGACCACCTGGCCGGGGCCGGGTTCACGGTGCGCTGCCCGCTGCTGCCGGGCCACGGCACCCGCTGGCCGGACCTCAACCGCACGACGTGGGAAGACTGGTACGGCGCCGTCCGCGAGGCCCTGCTCGCGCTGCTGGCGACCTGCAAGACCGTGTTCGTCGGCGGCCTCTCGATGGGCGGCACGCTCACGCTGCGCCTGGCCGAGGAGTTCGGCGACCGGATCGCCGGGATCGTCCTGGTCAACCCGTCGGTGACGCGGCTGAAGTGGGACACGCGGCTGCTGCCGGTGCTGGGCCGGATCGTGCCGTCGGTGCCGGCGATCGCGAACGACATCAAGAAGCCGGGCGAGACGGAGCTGGCCTACCCGCGCACGCCGGTGCGGGCCGCGGCGAGCCTGGCGAAGCTGTGGGCGGTCGTGCGCGCGGACCTGGCCAAGGTCACGCAGCCGGTGCTGCTGCTGCACTCGTCGGTCGACCACGTCGTCGAGCCGGTGAACTCGCAGCTGGTGCTCGACGGCGTCTCGAGCACCGACGTCACCGAGGTCGTGCTGGAGAACAGCTACCACGTGGCGACGCAGGACAACGACGCCGAAGTGATCTTCACCCGCAGCGTCGAGTTCGCGAAGGCGCACGCGGCCCAGCCCGAGGAGACCGCATGA
- a CDS encoding 3-deoxy-7-phosphoheptulonate synthase, with translation MTLSAGPATIGDLDAARTTSISPLISPAMLREDHPVDAAVAKVVRHGRAETVDILEGRDDRLLVVVGPCSVHDPEAALDYARRLAAKAEELRGELHVVMRVYFEKPRTTLGWKGLINDPDLDGTFAVNKGLRMARKLLLDVSALGLPVGCEFLDPITPQFIADIVTWGSIGARTAASQVHRQLCSALSMPVGIKNSTEGDVQVAIDATRAAAASHVFPGINTDGLAALLTTSGNPDCHVILRGHNTGPNYDARTVEETLARLAKSGLPERVIIDASHGNSGKDHVRQGAVVRELAARLAAGERGIAGLMMESFLAGGRQELSLGHASELTYGQSITDSCLAWDDTAPLLDELASAVRARR, from the coding sequence ATGACGCTCTCCGCCGGACCGGCCACCATCGGTGACCTCGACGCCGCGCGCACCACGTCGATCAGTCCGCTCATTTCGCCCGCGATGCTGCGCGAAGACCATCCGGTCGACGCCGCGGTCGCGAAGGTGGTGCGCCACGGCCGCGCCGAGACGGTCGACATCCTCGAAGGCCGCGACGACCGGCTGCTCGTCGTGGTCGGCCCGTGCTCGGTGCACGACCCCGAAGCCGCGCTCGACTACGCCCGCCGGCTGGCGGCGAAGGCCGAGGAGCTGCGCGGCGAGCTGCACGTCGTGATGCGCGTGTACTTCGAGAAGCCGCGCACGACGCTGGGCTGGAAGGGCCTGATCAACGACCCGGACCTCGACGGCACGTTCGCCGTCAACAAGGGCCTGCGGATGGCGCGCAAGCTGCTGCTCGACGTGTCGGCGCTCGGCCTGCCGGTCGGGTGCGAGTTCCTCGACCCGATCACGCCGCAGTTCATCGCGGACATCGTGACGTGGGGGTCGATCGGCGCCCGCACGGCGGCCAGCCAGGTCCACCGCCAGCTGTGCAGCGCGCTGTCGATGCCGGTGGGCATCAAGAACTCGACCGAGGGCGACGTCCAGGTGGCGATCGACGCCACCCGCGCGGCGGCGGCCAGCCACGTGTTCCCGGGCATCAACACCGACGGCCTGGCGGCGCTGCTGACGACGTCCGGCAACCCGGACTGCCACGTGATCCTGCGCGGCCACAACACCGGCCCGAACTACGACGCCCGGACCGTCGAGGAGACGCTGGCCCGGCTGGCGAAGTCGGGGTTGCCGGAGCGGGTGATCATCGACGCTTCGCACGGGAACAGCGGCAAGGACCACGTGCGGCAGGGTGCGGTGGTGCGTGAGCTGGCCGCGCGCCTGGCGGCGGGCGAGCGCGGGATCGCCGGGCTGATGATGGAGAGCTTCCTGGCGGGTGGGCGGCAGGAGCTTTCGCTGGGGCACGCCTCGGAGCTGACCTACGGGCAGTCGATCACGGACTCGTGCCTGGCCTGGGACGACACCGCGCCGCTGCTCGACGAGCTCGCCTCGGCGGTGCGGGCGCGCCGCTGA
- a CDS encoding RNA polymerase sigma factor: MSSPGETGDDADVITASLRHPERFAVVFDRHAPHIHRYFARRLGSQVADDLMGETFLIAFGGRGRYDPAFPSARPWLYGIATNLVGQRRREEAREYRLRAALGPPAEQDGHADRVAERVTAQAMNERLAGALAGLARGDRDVLVLIAWEGLTYEEVAGALGIPVGTVRSRLSRARRKVRTELGHAPAEEVSNHG, from the coding sequence ATGAGTTCACCAGGTGAAACCGGGGACGACGCGGACGTCATCACCGCGTCGCTCCGACATCCGGAGCGGTTCGCGGTGGTCTTCGACCGCCACGCCCCGCACATCCATCGCTATTTCGCCCGGCGGCTCGGCAGCCAGGTCGCCGACGACCTGATGGGCGAGACGTTCCTGATCGCGTTCGGCGGCCGCGGCCGCTACGACCCCGCGTTCCCGAGCGCGCGGCCGTGGCTCTACGGCATCGCCACCAATCTCGTCGGCCAGCGCCGACGCGAAGAAGCGCGCGAGTACCGGCTGCGAGCCGCCCTCGGCCCGCCCGCCGAGCAGGACGGTCACGCGGACCGCGTCGCCGAGCGGGTGACCGCCCAGGCCATGAACGAACGGCTGGCCGGAGCCCTGGCCGGACTGGCCAGGGGGGACCGGGACGTGCTCGTGCTGATCGCCTGGGAGGGCCTGACGTACGAGGAGGTCGCGGGCGCGCTGGGGATCCCGGTCGGCACGGTCCGGTCGCGCTTGAGCCGGGCTCGCCGGAAGGTCCGGACGGAACTCGGGCACGCGCCCGCCGAGGAGGTCTCGAACCATGGATGA
- a CDS encoding group II truncated hemoglobin has product MIVPETPPTPTLYDWAGGHEALVKLLTIFYGHVLEDPLLEPVFRGMDPEHPKHVAVWLGEVFGGPAGYSASHGGHAHMVGRHLGRGITEEQRRRWVNLLLDAADEAGLPGDPEFRAAFAGYLEWGSRLAVVFSAPGAEPNLHEPVPRWDWPLPPWQPPSA; this is encoded by the coding sequence GTGATCGTGCCAGAAACCCCGCCGACCCCCACCCTCTACGACTGGGCAGGCGGCCACGAAGCCCTCGTGAAGCTGCTGACGATCTTCTACGGCCACGTCCTGGAAGACCCGCTGCTCGAGCCGGTCTTCCGCGGCATGGACCCGGAGCACCCGAAGCACGTCGCGGTCTGGCTCGGCGAGGTCTTCGGCGGGCCGGCCGGGTACTCGGCGAGCCACGGCGGGCACGCCCACATGGTGGGCCGCCACCTGGGCCGCGGCATCACCGAAGAGCAGCGGCGCCGGTGGGTGAACCTGCTGCTCGACGCCGCCGACGAGGCCGGCCTGCCCGGCGATCCCGAGTTCCGCGCGGCTTTCGCCGGCTACCTCGAGTGGGGCAGCCGCCTCGCCGTCGTCTTCTCCGCGCCCGGTGCCGAACCGAACCTCCACGAGCCCGTCCCGCGGTGGGACTGGCCGCTACCGCCCTGGCAGCCGCCGTCGGCCTAG
- a CDS encoding 6-phosphofructokinase has product MRVGVLTGGGDCPGLNAVIRAVVRKGIEVHGWDFVGFRNGWNGPLTGDSRPLGLNDVEDILTRGGTILRSSRTNPYKVEGGVDKIKQVLADQGVDALIAIGGEDTLGVAKRLTDDGVGVVGVPKTIDNDLGATDYTFGFDTAVSIATEAIDRLHTTAESHHRALVVEVMGRHAGWIALHSGLAGGASVILVPERHFNVDQVVSWVERRFEKEFAPIIVVAEGALPEGGEEKLLTGEKDAFGHVRLGGIGTWLADEIAHRTGKESRAVVLGHVQRGGTPTAYDRVLATRFGLNAVDAVADGDFGVMVALKGTDIVRVKLSEATAELKTVPVERYQEAEVFFG; this is encoded by the coding sequence ATGCGTGTCGGTGTGCTGACCGGCGGCGGCGACTGCCCGGGACTCAACGCGGTGATCCGCGCGGTGGTGCGCAAGGGCATCGAGGTGCACGGCTGGGACTTCGTGGGCTTCCGCAACGGCTGGAACGGCCCCCTCACCGGCGACAGCCGCCCGCTGGGCCTGAACGACGTCGAGGACATCCTCACCCGCGGCGGCACCATCCTGCGGTCCTCGCGCACGAACCCCTACAAGGTCGAGGGCGGCGTCGACAAGATCAAGCAGGTCCTCGCCGACCAGGGCGTCGACGCGCTGATCGCGATCGGCGGCGAGGACACCCTCGGCGTCGCGAAGCGGCTGACCGACGACGGTGTCGGCGTCGTGGGCGTGCCCAAGACGATCGACAACGACCTGGGTGCGACCGACTACACCTTCGGCTTCGACACCGCGGTCTCCATCGCGACCGAGGCGATCGACCGGCTGCACACCACGGCCGAGTCGCACCACCGCGCGCTCGTGGTCGAGGTCATGGGCCGGCACGCCGGCTGGATCGCGCTGCACTCCGGCCTCGCCGGCGGCGCGAGCGTCATCCTGGTGCCGGAGCGGCACTTCAACGTCGACCAGGTCGTCTCCTGGGTCGAGCGCCGCTTCGAGAAGGAGTTCGCGCCGATCATCGTCGTCGCCGAGGGTGCGCTGCCCGAGGGCGGCGAGGAGAAGCTGCTGACCGGCGAGAAGGACGCCTTCGGGCACGTCCGCCTCGGCGGCATCGGCACCTGGCTGGCCGACGAGATCGCCCACCGCACCGGCAAGGAGTCCCGCGCGGTCGTGCTGGGCCACGTCCAGCGCGGCGGCACCCCGACGGCCTACGACCGCGTCCTGGCCACGCGCTTCGGCCTCAACGCGGTCGACGCGGTCGCGGACGGCGACTTCGGCGTCATGGTCGCCCTGAAGGGCACGGACATCGTCCGCGTGAAGCTGTCCGAGGCGACGGCCGAGCTGAAGACGGTTCCGGTCGAGCGCTACCAGGAAGCCGAAGTCTTCTTCGGCTGA
- a CDS encoding helix-turn-helix domain-containing protein produces MKRYHCATELAVDLIGGKWKPVILAHLKEGAHRYGELRRRMPGVSEKMLTQQLRELATDGLVRREEFDGRVPHVEYHLTEVGEELRPALTALYEWGERRAAERGITFEPAPEQ; encoded by the coding sequence ATGAAGCGGTACCACTGCGCGACGGAGCTGGCCGTCGACCTGATCGGCGGCAAGTGGAAGCCGGTGATCCTGGCCCACCTCAAGGAGGGCGCCCACCGCTACGGCGAGCTGCGGCGCCGGATGCCGGGCGTGAGCGAGAAGATGCTGACCCAGCAGCTGCGCGAGCTGGCCACGGACGGCCTCGTCCGCCGCGAGGAGTTCGACGGCCGGGTCCCGCACGTCGAGTACCACCTGACCGAGGTGGGGGAGGAGCTCCGCCCGGCGCTGACGGCGCTGTACGAGTGGGGCGAGCGCCGCGCGGCCGAGCGGGGGATCACCTTCGAGCCGGCGCCGGAGCAGTGA
- a CDS encoding polyadenylate-specific 3'-exoribonuclease AS, which translates to MRFFYDTEFIEDGVTIDLVSIGVVDEQGREFYAVSTEFDPSKAGPWVRDNVLDKLPSPADRAWRSREKIRNDLLEFFGKPPGGIELWAWFAAYDHVALAQLWGPMPALPRQLPRFTRDLRQRWEDAGKPKLPAAPTDQHDALADAKHNLARWEVIENYFPRR; encoded by the coding sequence GTGCGTTTTTTCTACGACACCGAGTTCATCGAAGACGGCGTGACCATCGATTTGGTGTCGATCGGAGTGGTGGACGAGCAGGGCCGCGAGTTCTACGCGGTCTCGACGGAGTTCGACCCTTCGAAGGCGGGGCCGTGGGTCCGGGACAACGTCCTGGACAAGCTGCCCTCACCGGCCGACCGAGCGTGGCGGAGCAGGGAGAAGATCCGCAACGACCTGCTGGAGTTCTTCGGCAAGCCGCCGGGCGGGATCGAGCTGTGGGCCTGGTTCGCCGCGTACGACCACGTGGCGCTGGCCCAGCTGTGGGGTCCGATGCCGGCGTTGCCGCGGCAGCTGCCGCGGTTCACGCGTGATCTGCGCCAGCGGTGGGAGGACGCCGGGAAGCCGAAGCTCCCGGCGGCGCCGACCGACCAGCACGACGCCCTGGCGGACGCCAAGCACAACCTGGCCCGGTGGGAAGTGATCGAGAACTACTTCCCGCGCCGCTGA
- a CDS encoding aromatic amino acid ammonia-lyase, whose amino-acid sequence MIRVDGRTLRCADVVTAARTGGPLGIDVSIAALRAAEHAWKLAEELSTRRVVYGRTTGVGANKDDTVESSVEHGLRLLRSHAGGSGDELPPGQVRAMLLIRLNQLLSGRSGISPELIGALAEAVRTGALPLVHRLGAIGTGDLAPLAETALALAGERPWVTGHVPPVPVRAGDALAFMSSNAATLAEATLAAMRLDTLTRASHAVAALTYVALDGNPEAYATPVHEARPHAGQVACAAEMRRLLGMHQTPKPGRRIQDPFGLRAFPQVQGPALDAIHYLRDVLAVEINASTENPMISTVHNDAYHHAHFHTAYVSTALDQARATVHQVAELSVARLGDLVEPEFTGLRPFLAAGPPGSSGVMILEYVAHDALTELRQAALPATLGTAVVSRGIEDHASFSTQAARAATAACSAYQQVLACELVAAVRALRMREADLVALPVRDAFDAASAVLDESLDDRPLTEDIAAAVGVLEELARI is encoded by the coding sequence TTGATCCGGGTGGACGGCCGGACCCTGCGGTGCGCGGACGTGGTGACCGCGGCACGCACCGGGGGCCCGCTGGGTATCGACGTCTCGATCGCCGCGCTGCGCGCGGCCGAGCACGCGTGGAAGCTGGCCGAAGAACTGAGCACGCGCCGGGTGGTCTACGGCCGGACCACCGGCGTCGGGGCCAACAAGGACGACACCGTCGAAAGCTCGGTCGAGCACGGCCTGCGGCTGCTGCGCAGCCACGCGGGCGGCAGTGGCGACGAACTGCCGCCCGGTCAGGTGCGCGCGATGCTGCTGATCCGGCTCAACCAGCTGCTGTCCGGACGGTCCGGGATCAGCCCCGAGCTGATCGGCGCGCTGGCCGAGGCCGTCCGCACCGGCGCGCTGCCGCTGGTGCACCGGCTCGGCGCGATCGGCACCGGCGACCTGGCGCCGCTCGCCGAGACGGCGCTGGCGCTCGCCGGCGAACGGCCGTGGGTCACCGGGCACGTGCCGCCGGTACCCGTGCGGGCGGGCGACGCGCTGGCCTTCATGAGCAGCAACGCCGCGACGCTCGCCGAAGCGACCCTGGCGGCCATGCGGCTGGACACGCTGACCCGCGCGAGCCACGCTGTCGCGGCACTGACCTACGTCGCGCTCGACGGCAACCCCGAGGCGTACGCGACGCCGGTGCACGAAGCGCGTCCGCACGCGGGGCAGGTCGCCTGCGCGGCCGAGATGCGGCGGCTGCTGGGCATGCACCAGACGCCGAAGCCGGGGCGGCGGATCCAGGACCCGTTCGGGCTGCGCGCGTTCCCGCAGGTCCAGGGCCCGGCGCTGGACGCGATCCACTACCTGCGGGACGTCCTCGCCGTCGAGATCAACGCGAGCACGGAGAACCCGATGATCTCGACGGTCCACAACGACGCCTACCACCACGCGCACTTCCACACGGCCTACGTGTCGACGGCGCTGGACCAGGCCCGGGCGACCGTGCACCAGGTGGCGGAGCTGTCGGTGGCGCGGCTGGGCGACCTGGTCGAGCCGGAGTTCACCGGCCTGCGGCCGTTCCTGGCGGCGGGACCGCCGGGCAGCTCGGGCGTGATGATCCTGGAGTACGTGGCGCACGACGCGCTGACGGAGCTGCGGCAGGCGGCCCTTCCGGCCACGCTCGGCACGGCGGTGGTGTCCCGCGGCATCGAGGACCACGCGAGCTTCTCGACCCAGGCGGCCCGCGCGGCGACGGCGGCGTGCTCGGCCTACCAGCAGGTGCTGGCCTGCGAGCTGGTGGCGGCGGTCCGGGCGCTGCGGATGCGGGAGGCGGACCTGGTGGCGCTGCCGGTGCGGGACGCCTTCGACGCGGCGTCGGCCGTGCTGGACGAGAGCCTCGACGACCGGCCGCTGACCGAGGACATCGCCGCCGCCGTCGGCGTGCTGGAGGAGCTGGCCCGCATCTAG
- a CDS encoding glutamate--cysteine ligase — translation MHIEFSPSRRSTVGAEWELGLVDRRSGELSSVAEQILEAVRPDGQAEHPKIKQELLLNTIEIITGVCDTIAEVKADLNDSLDVVHGVADPLGVEMFSAGTHPFSNWYQQKVTDKERYAKLIDRTQWWGRQMLIYGVHIHVGVDHREKVLPVLDALLNYAPHLQALSASSPYWGAEDTGYASNRALMFQQLPTAGLPFQFRKWAELESYVEDMFTTGVIDSFSEIRWDIRPSPKLGTIEMRVCDGLPTLEEVGAIAALTQCLVDDFVERLEDGEILPTLPPWHVQENKWRAARYGTDAIVILDAAGRERLVTDDVADLLDRLEPVARRLDCVAELRDVETILRYGPSYRRQRAVAEQHKGSLKAVTASLVAEMRDGIAKD, via the coding sequence ATGCACATCGAGTTCAGTCCTTCGCGGCGATCGACCGTCGGCGCGGAATGGGAGCTCGGCCTGGTGGACCGCCGCAGCGGCGAACTGTCCTCGGTGGCCGAGCAGATCCTCGAAGCCGTCCGGCCCGACGGGCAGGCGGAGCACCCGAAGATCAAGCAGGAGCTGCTGCTCAACACGATCGAGATCATCACCGGCGTCTGCGACACGATCGCCGAGGTCAAGGCCGACCTGAACGACTCGCTCGACGTCGTGCACGGCGTCGCCGACCCGCTCGGCGTCGAGATGTTCTCGGCGGGGACGCACCCGTTCTCGAACTGGTACCAGCAGAAGGTCACCGACAAGGAGCGCTACGCCAAGCTGATCGACCGGACCCAGTGGTGGGGACGGCAGATGCTGATCTACGGCGTCCACATCCACGTCGGGGTCGACCACCGCGAGAAGGTGCTGCCGGTCCTCGACGCGCTGCTCAACTACGCGCCGCACCTGCAGGCGCTGTCGGCGTCTTCGCCGTACTGGGGCGCCGAGGACACCGGGTACGCGTCGAACCGGGCGCTGATGTTCCAGCAGCTGCCGACGGCCGGGCTGCCGTTCCAGTTCCGGAAGTGGGCGGAGCTGGAAAGCTACGTCGAGGACATGTTCACCACCGGCGTGATCGACAGCTTCTCGGAGATCCGCTGGGACATCCGGCCGTCGCCGAAGCTCGGCACGATCGAGATGCGCGTCTGCGACGGCCTGCCGACGCTGGAGGAGGTCGGCGCGATCGCGGCGCTGACGCAGTGCCTGGTGGACGACTTCGTCGAGCGCCTGGAAGACGGCGAAATCCTGCCGACACTGCCGCCGTGGCACGTCCAGGAGAACAAGTGGCGCGCGGCCCGCTACGGCACCGACGCGATCGTCATCCTGGACGCGGCCGGCCGCGAGCGGCTGGTCACCGACGACGTGGCCGACCTGCTGGACCGGCTGGAGCCGGTGGCGCGGCGGCTGGACTGCGTGGCCGAGCTGCGCGACGTCGAGACGATCCTGCGGTACGGGCCGAGCTACCGGCGGCAGCGCGCGGTGGCCGAGCAGCACAAGGGCAGCCTCAAGGCCGTGACGGCGTCGCTGGTGGCCGAGATGCGCGACGGGATCGCGAAGGACTAG